taaactgttGGATTTATGTTTCAGTAATTTGGATCTCTCAATCAACGAAGCTCTTGCTTTCACGACTGTGGATAAATATCACCCGCCTCTGGAGATCTCCTTGGAGTTTCAGGCTAGCCTAATACCAAACTATCTTCCTTCTTATTCGTTTAAGAACGCCGACTATGTGAGCCTTAATGCTTTCTTTTTAAGAACTAACTGGATTGAgctatacaaaataaaagaagtggATGATAAGGTTAgttggttttataataaagtgCAAGAAGGTATTTCTCAGTTCGTCCCTGTATATTCGAGGAAATCAAGTAAATTTCCCTGCTGGTTCTCTAAagaacttataaataaaattaaattgaagaaatctGCACATATCAGATATAGGAGGAATAAAACTAAGTCGAACTATAGATGTTTTAGCCAACTCAGACTCGAATGCAAGAAATTAAGTGCAATATGCTACAAgtcatatattaataaagtggAAAATCTAGTCTCTTCAGACAAAAATGAATTCTGGAGGTTTGTCAAGAACAAAAGGGGTACCGACATGGGAGTCCCAGCTACCATGACATGGAATGACCTAACCGCTCATTCGGGTGCGGAGATTAGTAATATCTTCGCATCTTACTTCAAAGAAACCTATACATTGAGCCCAAGCGGAGTTGGTCATCATCAATCTGCTGACGTTGTAGGAAGTGTGGAGCTAAATGAATTTGATGCGAACTTCAATGAAGTTTTTAAGCAGCTGTTGGCCCTGGATCCAAAAAAAGGAGCAGGACCTGATGGTCTGCCTAATATATTTCTACGCAACTGTGCTGTCGGGCTCTGTGAACCTATCACGCATATATTCAGTAAGTCCTTTTATCACGGAACCTTCCCATCGGCGTGGAAATCATCGTTCATCAGTCCCATCCACAAAAACGGCCCAAGATCTGACGTCACTAATTATAGACCTGTGTGTATCCAATCTGCTTTAGCAAAACTGTTTGAGAAAATTGTCTTGCCTCAGTTGATATCATCATTTAGAAATATCATTTCTCCTAAGCAGCACGGATTTGTTGGTGGCAGATCCACTACAacaaacttatatatatacgtCAACTACATCTTGAAGGCCATGGACAGTGGTATTCCAGTTCATTCAATATATACGGACTTTAGCAAGGCATTCGACAAAGTGGACCATGAGACTCTTATGGCAAAGCTAAAAAATTATGGAGTGAATTGCAATGCACTACGTTGGATCAGATCGTACCAACAGAAGGTTGCAAGTAAGAATCGATGGACACATTTCAGATGAGTATGATGTCACATCTGGTGTTCCCCAGGGATCCCACCTTGGACCCATACTCTTCAACATATTTGTGAACGATATTGGGAGAAGTCTGCAGTCTGAATACTTATTATACGCTgacgatttaaaaatttttcgtagaatttccaCCGCTTCTGATATTCACATCTTACAAAATGATATAGATAAGTTGTATAACTGGTGTAAGTTAAATAAACTTGTTTTGAATGTGGAAAAATGCGCAGTGATGTCCTTCACCCGTGCGCATACGCAGGCACCTTTAACCTACACGTTGAACGACCAAAGACTCACGGAAGTTGAAGACATCAGAGACCTGGGTATAACTATTGACAGAAGACTAAATTTCAAGAAACACATCGATAGAATTACTTCGCAGGCATACAAAGTATTAGGGTTGATTAATCGGATGTGTAGGGAATTTGAGAACAATTGCTCGTTAACCTGCCTATTCTCAGCATTGGTGCTACCTATTCTAGAATATGGAACAGTGATTTGGTCCCCATTCACAGACTCAATGATCAACAGAGTAGAGAGAATCCAGCACAAGTTCTGCAAAGCGCTGCTATTTCATAACAGCCACAGAAACGATATCAATTCAACAGAAGACGTCCGAAAAATCCTGAAAATAAATGACCTGAAATCTCGAAGGCAGGTAGCAGACCTCATCTTCTTATTCAAAATCCTCAATGGATTAATTGATGCCCCAGAAATCCTCGCAGACTTTGAAATCGTACCAAATAAGCTTAGCCTTAGACAGATGAGGATCCTGAAAACTTGCAGATCGAACAAAAACTATGTAATCAATGGCCCAAAGGAAAGAATCTGCAGACTGGTAAACTCTCTGCACGGTGACATCGACTTCTTCAGCGGATCTCTACAGAACCTCAGAATGATCGttaaaaaagctttattaaaatactagCATACGAACTAGGTTACGTGtttaaattctaattttatatgtttaagcCTGTTgtcttatttataattataattgttattagTTGTATAGTGCCGATTGgcgttaaataaatgaaatgaaatgaaattttggtCATATCTGCCAgcaatttccatttatttttgataatatgttgttttgtatttcttcttcttcttcttcactggcgtagacaccgcttacgcgattatagccgagtcaacaacagcgcgccaatcgtttcttctcttcgctacgtggcgccaattggatattccaagcgaggccaggtccttctccacttggtccttccaccggagtggaggtcttcctcttcctctgcttcccgcggcgggtactgcgtcgaatactttcagagctggagctcatccatccggacaacatgacctagccagcgtagccgctgtcttttaattcgctgaactatgtcgatgtcgtcgtatatctcgtacagctcatcgttccatcggatgcggtattcgccgtggccaacgcgcaaaggaccataaatcttccgcagaacttttctctcgaaaactcgcaacgtcgactcatcggttgttgtcatcgtccaagcctctgcaccatatagcaggacgggaattatgagcgacttatagagtttggtttttgttcgtcgagagaggactttacttttcaattgcctactcagtccgaagtagcacctgttggcaagagtaatcctgcgttggatttctaggctgacattgttggtggtgttaatgctggttcctaaataaacgaaattatatacaacttcaaagttatgactgtcaacagtgacgtgagtgccaagtcgcaagtgcgacgactgtttgtttgatgacaggagatatttcgtcttgccctcgttcactgccagacccatttgcgttgcttccttgttcagtctggagaaagcagaactaacggcgcgggtgttgagaccgatgatatcaatatcatcggcatacgccagcagctgtacactcttataaaagattgtacctgctcggttcagttctgcagctcgaactattttctccagcagcagattgaaaaagtcgcacaatagggagtcgccttgtctgaaacctcgtttggtatcgaacggctcggagaggtccttcccgatcctgacggagcttttcgtgttgctcaacgtcagtttacacagccgtattagttttgcggggataccaaattcagacatcgcggcataaaggcagctccttttcgtgctgtcgaaagcagctttgaaatcgacgaataggtggtgagtgtcgattctcctttcacgggtcttttccaagatttggcgcatggtgaatacctggtcggttgttgatttaccaggtctgaagccacactgataatgtccaatcagcttgttgacggtgggctttaatctttcacacaatacgctcgacagaaccgtatatgcgatgttgaggaggctaatcccacggtatttggcgcagattgtggggtctccttttttatggattgggcatagcacacttaaattccaatcgttgggcatattttcgtccgaccatattttgcaaagaagctgatgcatgctccttatcagttcttcgccgccgtgtttgaatagctcggccggcaatccgtcggcccctgccgctttgttgttcttcaggcgggcaactgctattcgaacttcgtcatggccgggcaatggaacgtctgctccatcgtcatcgattggggaatcgggttcgccttctcctggtgctatgtgttcactgccattcagcaggctggagaagtgttccctccataatctaagtatgctctgggcatcggtggctagatcacctttgcgggttctacaggagtatgctccggtcttgaaaccttctgtaagtcgccgcattttttcgtagaattttcgagcattacccctgtcggccagcttatcaagctgttcgtactcacgcatttcggcctctttcttcttctgtctgcaaatgcgtctcgcttccctcttcaactctcggtatctatcccatcccgcacgtgttgtggtcgatcgtaacgttgcgaggtaggcagcctgttttctctccgctgcgacacggcactcctcgtcgtaccagctgttcttttgcactttccgaaaaccaatggtttcggttgcagctgtacgtaaggagtttgaaatgccgtcccacagttcccttataccgagttgttgacgagtgctctcagagagcaggagtgcaagccgagtagaaaatcgttcggctgtctgttgtgattgcagcttctcgacgtcgaaccttccttgtgtttgttggcgtgcgttttttgctgcacagaggcgggtgcgaatcttggctgcaacaagatagtggtccgagtcgacgttaggacctcggagcgcacgcacatctaaaacactggagacgtgtcttccgtctatcacaacatgatcgatctggttggtggtttttcgatccggagacagccaggtagcttgatgtatcttcttatgctggaatctagtacgacagataaccatatttcgggccccggcgaagtcgatcagcctcaacccatttggggatgtttcctcgtggaggctgaatttaccgaccgtagtgccaaagataccttctttgcccaccctggcgttgaagtcgccaagcacgattttgacatcgtggcgggggcatctctcataagtgcgctccaagcactcataaaaggcatctttggtcacatcgtccttctcttccgtcggggcgtgggcgcaaataagcgatatgttgaagaacctcgctttgatgcggattgtggctagacgttcattctccggagtgaatgatagtactcggcgacggagtctctctcccaccacgaatccaacaccaaacttgcgctcctttatatggccactgtagtaaatgctacaaggacctactcgtaactgtccttgtcccgtccatcgcatttcttggacggcggtgatgtcagcctttatctttacgaggacatctaccagctgggcagcggcaccttcccgattaagggaccggacattccaggtgcatgccctcaaatcatagtccttatttcgtttgccatggtcgtcatcaaaaggggggtctctcatccgaggctgtgtttgctttttccttgggggtgtttttttacgtggcgggtccatGGTCACGCAAATAACACGCTTAGTCGTAGAAGCAATAAGCGCAAATAATTGACGAAGATCTTTAAAAGAGTAAAAAGTGCTTATAATATGATTGCttgtttattcatttatatatttaagtaaaaaaaaccggggaaactttagtataccatcccacgatttcagggttaaaagtggtatggttggatagggctgatgctccagattaagaaaatatataattcttgctaccgcaaacttatagttttcgagatatttgcatttaaagttgaaaattttgcaaattttatcttgtaatttctcgattgctagtaattatttaattcatcttatgcactttttatgcacttacacttcactacattgttgctagatatttttttcagtaattatttagttatttgcttaaaataagcattttatattttacacaatattcattccatgcacaataacaaaagtattccttgttgacaaataataagtgttgccataattacacatttatcaaacgaataaaaatgattataaaaactcaaacgcaggagaaaaataccatctgaaataaattttccattttaataaaaaagttttaaggcttatatgtatatttaattgcatcaaataattttgcaaaagGATCGTGctgattatttgcaatattttttctccaaatatattcaaaaattaaattggaaaaatcTTCGCTTTATTGTAATTGTCCTTAATAAAAGAACGTTTAATTACGCGCCACTGGGACTCGATGCGTTGAGTATGCGTCCCGTCCTCGGCAACGAATGGATTATCGGGGTCGCTGTGATTAACGCGTCGGTGCTTGTACTCGTGACTCGCCAGACAGTCGTATGCCCTCCAGCAATCAGTACATATAATACTGCCTTTTGCCACGTGCTTCTCTATCAAAGGTATGAGCACCTCAGCAGACCTGACATTGCCGGGACATACCTCCAGCCTAAGGTCGTCACTCCCATCCTCAACCATCCGAAGAACCCAGCGGCCCTCGACTCTCCGCCCTAACATAAGAAAAGATATATTAATtacgtaaaaaaaattatatttttattattacctttgttgtattttctCTTCCCCCATTTGCTTTCGTCTATTTCAACAGTTTTACCAGGGCCACCAATTTTACCTACCGCTACCTGATGGTCAACTAATTATACCAGTCACATATTGTAGCGCTAGATAAAACTGGTTCCCTGATAAAACTGTTTTTCCTCACTTCCGCATGTGACCAATGAGATGCATACGCATACATTATATAAAATACCTGCGGAAGTGGGATTTTGACGTTGTCGAACCAGGTATCGCTCGACCTTGCCAGCGCACTTCGGTTCCGACAACCCCCTTTCCGGCATCGGAACACCCCAACCATGCTACTTTTGTTTAACGACAGCGTACGGCAAATTTTAGCTTTTAAAATCAAAGCTTGTTCTTCGGCAAAGGAAATACATTTCTCTTTTGAATCAaatgtttggaatatttttccaatattccacattgacttcacttCCGCCGCTTTAAGCACATTGGTTCGCTTTATGACACCTCGGCTGTTTGACGCTCCGACACAATCTATTTAAATAccttaagttatatttttatcaatttaaaacttatattatatatttaattaaataaataaataaaataataatatatgtatttatatatactttaaatttttattgtatattgtaattaaaataccCCTTAACTTTGCCTGCATCCAATCGCggaattcaaatgaaataaatatgaaacttATTTTAAAACGGGAAAAAAGGAACGGTACCTTGTTTAGTTGTAATAATAGCCGTTATAGAAAACGTAGTTTAAAGAGGGTGATATACCCTATTTAACATAACTTTTAGATTACCTTTGTACATTAGCAGCCTTCGGCCACGCTTAAAAACCCCTGGCCTTTCCAACACCAGggtaaacattagtccattcgcgtcccacttcttctgcgcttcaaaaaaaaaaaaataaccctgtcCGATCCAACACGGGGGAGtatcaaaaatcttgatatatcaagaaaaggggcaatgatttatgtatttggggtatagtcctattttttattaatttttattcgtttgataaatgtgtaatgatggcaacacttattaactttcaacacggaatacttttgttattgtgcatgaaatgaaaattgtgtaaaatataaaatgcttattttaagcaaataactaaataattactgcaaaaaaaatatgtagaaacaatgaagtgaagtgtaagtgcataaaaagtgcaataCCGATATCTAGCACTACAATTTCCATTTGTTTTATAATGTCACTTATTCTACACAGCTTATTTTCGACtcataaatgcaaatatctcgaaaactaagtttacggcggcaacaattatatattttcttaatctggagcatcagctctacccaaccataccacttttaaccctgaaatcgtgggatggtatactaaagccgacccaaaaCCTGAATAGCAATTCACAAATAATTAGTATTATTTGAGAAACTTGAACTTCCTCTAAAATGCCTTGGTCCCCCAAATAGTACACTTTACCAAACCTACAAAAATcatgtgaaattaatgaaatttaatcaaTGATTTGGTGCCATAATATGGTTATGTTTCTAATACTTAGTTCTATATTCCAGATTTTCAATTATAGCATCACATCCGCATACCTtggtgttgttgtagcggcagaattctgccaagtggacagtccttggccggataaaaatccgggtccgttccggttacgtagatccGACTGTTGTGGGAACGGATCCGCATACCGTATTTTCTACCAGCTTCTCGCATCTCTTCATTGGGATGGAGTACCAAGCTTccttacggggcatctcgacaggataaaatctatgtcgtactaactgtattgccgtgcctattgcctgtggagactccatatttgttattgcttacaatatatgcaatactaattagtttgccatatattgtaagcaataagctgtcacttcagcaatttgacagcgcagttttcatttccatgaaaatttcgaagaggcaacatatcccatttgccGACGacattttcatttcggtaatatgaaatttaggagagcgagtattaagacggttgtgttatattataaaaataaaatacaattcaaaaataacatttttgcaaaaaattaatatttagttcaaTATTGTCAATTTACagtaaaattatgcaaattgggttgggaatgagAGAAGTCTTAAATTTGATAAACTTATATAAGCATAAATCGAAATATCATTgctcatattaaatttattattttaattggtatataaaattgatgccacaattattatatagtagtccaaaaatataaattcttatttttcccagaaatacttttgtaaaaaaaggatctttctccttttcttattatcttatttttcccagaaatacattttgtaaaaaaaaggatcgtaatgctttttttatttttctcttaaaagATTTCAAAAGTTCAAGAGCTTaaaacatgcgctacatcagctacctacccgacggcatttcacagtgtgataaaataaatttttcgagaGCTCAAAGCAttcgctacatcagctcgaacctacctaccctacgcctTTGCGTAAAtgatgttatgataacaaatgcccatatacagatttggcaatggcaatagcaatagatttgtCAGTGTGACATAAATTTTATCCTGTGTTGTTTTAgcggttagctaatccccgttaggatggtaagggttgtttgtgttgtcgtcgaggtcatctaacggtaggcccaagaaacgtgctgtttcgacggggtcggaccaaagggaagagggtgttagatgggtagggtttgtggggcatgcaaagaggtggccagtgtcatgcggagactcgttgcatgcaggacatacattgggtatgtcggggtcgattctggataagtaggagtttaacctgctacagtatccagaacgaagttgcgctagggtcactcgcgtttctcgcggcaactggagctcttcgtctgcaataggtggtggtttgactccaagaacgccattcacgggaagggagtcggtgaaggtgttgatggctccactgtgaatggcggttagtgcctgtcgaaagttagttgcgtccgaagtctggtcggcgtactgttcaatgtcgtcgacatagtcgcggaatgacctcttgatgctcctgggaggcggttccgctccaagcagatggctgcaggggtgattcctacggaaacaaccaagcaggaactgcctggagaggagttgattatgctcctttacaggaagcatgcgcgtctcattATGGAGGTGTTCAACGgaagacatcaagaggcatcccgtcgtggtccggagtgctgtattttggcaggtctgaagtttccttatctgcgtaccactgcatccaggcgaccatatcggtgctgcgtagttgaggaccggccggccgattgccttgtatgttgccaacaacgtttctttgtcttttccccatgtgctgccggctagcgatgtgaggattttgttgcggctctgtaccttggcgataatcgcggtcgtatggggagagaaggagcatagactattgaaggttacgcctaaaatcttagggttattgacagtcggaattttgacgccatcgactgcaatattaagttcaaggctatactccttcgtccagtttgtgaatatagtcgctgtggatttggtgggtgaaagttggaggtttcgttcagtgaggaaacgagaaaggtcggagagctagctgtttactttcgaacacatgccatcgattccattgcccgacgtcaatatcgtgcagtcatctgcgtacgaggttatggagaccccctctggtggttgagggagtttcgagatatagaaattaaacagtagcggggagaggacaccaccctgcggaaccccctgtttaattcttctaagtttagatgtttcacctcgaaatagtacggatgactgacgaccgttcagatagttcatggtccacctcttaagccctggagggagagtgtttttttcaatgtcctgcagtagcgttgtgtggttgaccgtgtcaaaagcttttgacaggtccaacgctacgaggatcgttctttcgcagggtggtttctggttgaggccacgaactatctgggcgtttatgacgctaagtgctgtggtggtgctgtgcactttgcggaaaccatgctggtggctggctaggctcaggtggtgagtgaaggtcgggagtaacaaggcctctagtgtcttcactactggggagaggagagttatcggtcgataagattcccctttgttggcgggtttcccaggtttcagtagtgggtccactcttccgactttccacacatcgggtatttgaagagtggtgagcgacaggttgaggaccttggtgagatattttactcgagcctagatgctttaacattagcatgttgattccgtctgggccgatggatctggaggattttgccttgttgatgacaccctgaacctccccatttggcattttgcgcagccgtcggttaacacatctcttggccttgtctaccgaagggtgcagtgtaaactgccggctaaagtagctcgcgcacttcttcgggtccgaagaggcatgaccattgaattgaacttcaactcggtcgtcatgtctcttcgaattagacaaagctttgacagtagcccaaagcttactcacaccggtggagaggttgcaggacttcaggtgctctatccatttcgtccgcttatgttgatttaccattagccgaatctccaaattgagatcccttattcggggatccccgggatcggcatggcgtaaggtgtcgcgctcattagctagaactgctgcttcggctgggaaattggggcggatttccgctattcttccagccgggatgaagcgagcggtagctgctgcgatcaccttgcggaattgacgctcgccaacgcatacgtccgtaggaatgggtagtgcgttgaaggtgctctcggtaaattctgtgaagccgacccaattagcttttttaaagttaatgaaggtgcggttgtccacagaaacgaaatcaggaggcttctcgatcgagataattatgggcagatggtctgatgcgaaggttagcataggtcgccaggttatgctatttatcagaccaccgctagcaatggtaatatctggcgagctattacaggtgcccgtAACTCTGGTGATCTGGtctacgatcatttgacaggcaggaatgccaaagatcgtggtgcgcgttaaagtcgcctagtaccatacggttttcaccacgaagtagcgcaactatattcgggtgatatcctgtagggcaacatgtaactggggggatgtatatattaaatatttcgagctcgacatcgcctgaccggatagctatgccctgacattctagggtagtatccctggggtcgatgtcttcttcgattaaacgatactgcacgatgttgtgcaatatgaaggctaggccaccaccactatctcgctcgcgatctttacgtataacgttgaaacctgcacaactcagaagatctgagcggctgtttaacGTGGTTTCTTGGACCacagctatcgatacacgttcccgattcataagtgcaactatctcctcgatcttgctctggagtccgttgcagttaaattgaagtagtcgggtttgtcgcgggtgtccgtgggtgatcctgggggtgagggagtgacgtgttggtggtgtttgttgcagctgcagaacccgcaggggcggttgtcgcactggggtgttggatggcgacgccactgtcgtgagttgcgggggcagactcctgcagcatggggcaacggattcactccactcacgtgtggtgcgcaggccggaacacgtcgggaagtgaCACCAGCCAGCGCAGGAATTGCACTTGACTGATGTGACattccgacgtatgacggtctgatacacggaacagactgtgcgaggaaccaagagttgctgattggttctcgcacgaggattggagcgggatgaaggttggggggggggacaagtcagagtgggagctatgttgcctgattgagctcctgaccgttGAGGTCCTCAGTTGGCCACTCTggttgagtggcggcgcggcgcgcgaactatgtgcagattgcacagccgtagaggcttgtatagcagtattgcgcaggcaacatggggccacgtaacgcgtggtccactccctgtgggtcttaaggcctgaacaggtcttaagatggctccatccattgcatgtgttacacctgaccgaggtggagtttggatggagcctttttgcgcagacgcagcagaaaaattcctccgggcccgggttggactcaatgccagcacgagtcaggaggatacggagcaaccctgctgcaaggcgttgctccaatgacgacaaacacaaattaata
The sequence above is a segment of the Bactrocera dorsalis isolate Fly_Bdor chromosome 6, ASM2337382v1, whole genome shotgun sequence genome. Coding sequences within it:
- the LOC125779692 gene encoding uncharacterized protein LOC125779692, which translates into the protein MYAYASHWSHAEVAVGKIGGPGKTVEIDESKWGKRKYNKGRRVEGRWVLRMVEDGSDDLRLEVCPGNVRSAEVLIPLIEKHVAKGSIICTDCWRAYDCLASHEYKHRRVNHSDPDNPFVAEDGTHTQRIESQWRVIKRSFIKDNYNKAKIFPI